Below is a window of Tolypothrix bouteillei VB521301 DNA.
CAGCTTACTGAAGGCGGGTAATCCAGGGATACCAAGCGCACCAACAGTATCAAAACAACCGACCAAAGTGATAGGAACGCGATCTCCGTAGCTTTCACGATATTCTGCTGCTAAGCGATCCTTAGGTTTAATATTTCGGTTACGGTAAAGCTCGTAAGCTTCATGGGTTTTGGTAACATGAGGGCGATCTAGCAGACCAGAGCAATAGATCATACCTGCTAAACTTCTTACCGTGTAAGCACCACGACTGAAGCCAAACAAATAGATTTCATCACCAGGAACATAGTTAAGACTCAGAAATCGGTAGCCATCTTCTATATTTCTATCGATTCCCAGTCCAGTCGCGCCCCCTAAAACCTTTTGACTCTCGGTTCCAATACCTTCGTCATAGAACACGATCTGTGCAACCCCATCACGGGCGATAGATTTCACGGATTGAGCCAGTTTCACCACATTGCTTGGGTAAGGGCTAGTTAACTGTTGCCAAGTTCCATCACAACAAACAACAAGACGCTTCATATTTCTATTTCAAAGCTTTTGAGACTTAGATCGACATTTTATTAAGGAAGGCAAAGGGCAGTTATGAAGAATCAAATGGAAGGTGATATTAATACCTTTTATTCCATTAACAAAGCTGCTCCAGTGGTTTAAAATCCCTCTGGTTGCAAGCTATCTACGAGTTTTTGGAAATCTCAACTCCAACAAACATCATTCCTGTTACCCTCTACCTCCGAATCTTCAATCAGTTATGGGTTGGCCATAAAACTAGGAAACACGCCTTAACATCGTCTTGACAAAAAGTCTTGTCAATACATAATTAAAGAATCAAATTTATCATTCAATTCCATTATTTTCTTACAAGAGTTTGACGATCTTCATGTTGTTCTTTATTAAGAACTCTCAATAAAGAACAACATGTGTTTGAGGAAGATTGTCTGTTTGGTATCAGGAAGTATTTTGGAAATAGTGATGATAGATTGATAGACAGTAGTAATGCTAAGGTTCTATTTGATTTCTAAAACTTTATACTATTAAGTTTTAGTGTCATGACTATAGTGGCATAAATAAATTCTCAGAGACAACTGATATATTTACGTAAATCAGGTTGGAGTGCGATTGAAATTGAGAAGCTTGCGTAAGTATAAGTGTAAGACTAATTCCTGAAATCTTTGAAACAAATGAGATTCCCCCTGGTTGAACGGGACTTGGCGATCGCATATAGCAATCATTTAGTAGCATGGTATAAGTAAATACAAGTATGTATGAGGAGTTCGCAAAGAAGTGTCCTTGATATTTAACTACTCCTGCGGTATTGGCATCTTGCCTCTCATGCTATACGATTTAAAGATGCATTAGCTTACCACAGCGTGGTGAGTTCCTTCCCTGTACCTGTCAAGTGAATTTCTCATATATCCAAGTTAGAGCCCTGACTTCTTAAAAAAGCCGGGTCTCTGGGATCTGTAAATTTTTACCAGAAAAATAGGATTGCCATAACCGTAAAAACTCCACCATAGAGATTCTTGTGTCTTGAAAGTCATCAATACTTAAGTTGATGCGGACTTTTTGATAAATTGATGCATTGGTACTAATTACTTACAAATCTCTTGTATTGAGAAATTAAATTCATGGAACCAGCCAGCCCAGACAGCCAGCCAGAGTCACCCAAACCATTGTACTTAGACACAAATTTTCAAATTATTTGTGCAGTTTCTCTCATAGCAGTCATTGGAGTTTCTAGCATTACCCCTGCTTTTCCTAAACTAGCTCAAGCATTAAATGTTGACCCAAAAAATTTGGGATTATTAGTCACGGTATTTACTTTTCCAACTGTTATCCTAGGTCCTTTTATTGGTGTCCTAGCCGATCGCATGGGGAGGAAAAAAATTATTGTTCCTTCTCTGTTTATATTTGGTCTAGCAGGTACAGCTTGTGCATTAGCTCGCGATTTTAACCTGTTGCTTTTACTGCGGTTCCTACAAGGAATTGGTGCAGCTTCTTTGCTATCTCTCAGTATTACCTTAATTGGCGATATATATGCTGCTGATAGACGCACAATGGCAATGGGTTACAATGCTAGCGTTACTAGTATTGGTACAGCATTTTACCCGACAATAGGTGGTTTGCTAGCAACTTTTGGTTGGTACTACCCCTTTTTATTGCCTGTAACAGCAATTCCAATTGGGTTTCTGGTATTATTTACATTGAAAAATCAAGAACCCCAGGGAGAAAGAAACTTAAAAGAGTATTTGAAAAATGCTCTACAAACTTTAAAAAATCGCAAATTAGCTGGGTTATTTATTGGTAGTGCTGCTAACTTTGTTCTTCTCTACGGGGCTTACATAACTTATCTACCTCAACTTATTAGTCAGACATTTAAAGCGCCCGCAGCTACCATTGGATTATTACTATCTAGCGTTTCCGTGGCTATTACAATTACATCATCACAATTAGGAAGGTTATCGAAAAAGTACCACTCTACAACATTGATTAGAGCATCTTTCATTTTATATGCTTTAGCTCTGTTAACTGTTCCCCTAGTAAAGAATATTTGGTTACTCTTGATTCCGACGACAATTTTTGGTATTGGTTTGGGAATTGGTTCTCCAAGTATACAAACTCGGTTAACCGAGATTGCACCAAAACAGTATTTAGCGACAATTTTATCTGTCAATGGCACGTTTTTTGGATTGGGCCAAACTTTAGGACCGCTACTGATGCTTGTAGCTTTTGGTTTTGGAGGTATCAACAGCGTGTTTTATTTAGGTGCAGCATTTTCCCTCTTAATTCTCGTTGTGTTTAAATACTGCACCTGTTTATAAGTTAAGCTAGCTCCCCTACAGCCTCAACCCAACATTTTCAGTTGGATACAAGGTATTTACGATCGCCTATCCCTGTTAGAATGACTTATAAAAGTTTGATTTAGGTGGCAATTCCTTATCTTTTTCCTCTGCGCGATCTGTAGATTTATAGTAAAATACTTAACTATAAATCTACAGATTACGTAGAGAGAAGAAGTCAGAAAACTA
It encodes the following:
- a CDS encoding DUF2235 domain-containing protein, whose amino-acid sequence is MKRLVVCCDGTWQQLTSPYPSNVVKLAQSVKSIARDGVAQIVFYDEGIGTESQKVLGGATGLGIDRNIEDGYRFLSLNYVPGDEIYLFGFSRGAYTVRSLAGMIYCSGLLDRPHVTKTHEAYELYRNRNIKPKDRLAAEYRESYGDRVPITLVGCFDTVGALGIPGLPAFSKLHEQLNKRYRFHDTTLNKCVQNALHAMAIDEIREVFDVTPMKKHPEAENQRVIQKWFPGEHGCVGGGTEEQSGLSDAALQWMIDSIGELGLGLDFDTSMIPTGINPNYECDFKNDPGFFKLAGIKLREVGDAIEDLHDSTLKRLKGRKDYRPKNLQQILSKLDTHV
- a CDS encoding MFS transporter produces the protein MEPASPDSQPESPKPLYLDTNFQIICAVSLIAVIGVSSITPAFPKLAQALNVDPKNLGLLVTVFTFPTVILGPFIGVLADRMGRKKIIVPSLFIFGLAGTACALARDFNLLLLLRFLQGIGAASLLSLSITLIGDIYAADRRTMAMGYNASVTSIGTAFYPTIGGLLATFGWYYPFLLPVTAIPIGFLVLFTLKNQEPQGERNLKEYLKNALQTLKNRKLAGLFIGSAANFVLLYGAYITYLPQLISQTFKAPAATIGLLLSSVSVAITITSSQLGRLSKKYHSTTLIRASFILYALALLTVPLVKNIWLLLIPTTIFGIGLGIGSPSIQTRLTEIAPKQYLATILSVNGTFFGLGQTLGPLLMLVAFGFGGINSVFYLGAAFSLLILVVFKYCTCL